A genomic stretch from Oleomonas cavernae includes:
- a CDS encoding BMP family ABC transporter substrate-binding protein, protein MHTIPWTGPRAQRGRVPWVEQGLCNVQCQIDFAAQRPDGGAGATALGVLGLPARQARAAGLTVGFIYVGPKDDFGYNQAHAEGAAAIKGISGVTVVEEENVAETVAVQKTMESMINLDGASLVFPTSFGYFDPHMLAMCAKFPEVQFRHCGGLWDKAKHQANAGSYFGYIGMGQYLNGIVAAHASKSKKLGFVAAKPIPQVLLNINSFALGARSVDPSITTQVIFTGEWSMAVKEAEATNALADQGVDVVTCHVDGPKVVVETAAGRGAYVCGYHASQAPLAPEKYLTGAEWNWAVVYKMFVEKALAGEPLPNFVRGGLADGFIKTSAYGPAVSAAARANADAVKAEILKGGYAVIKGPLKDNKGNEVVAAGKAYVETAVELESLNYLVEGVIGSTS, encoded by the coding sequence TTGCATACAATTCCCTGGACGGGACCCCGGGCCCAGCGCGGCCGGGTCCCATGGGTCGAACAGGGGCTATGCAATGTTCAATGCCAAATCGATTTCGCGGCGCAGCGTCCTGATGGCGGGGCCGGCGCCACCGCGCTGGGTGTCCTCGGCCTGCCCGCCCGCCAGGCCCGCGCCGCCGGCCTGACCGTCGGCTTCATCTATGTCGGGCCCAAGGACGATTTCGGCTACAACCAGGCCCATGCCGAAGGGGCCGCGGCGATCAAGGGCATCAGCGGCGTCACCGTGGTCGAGGAGGAGAATGTCGCCGAGACCGTGGCGGTGCAGAAGACCATGGAGAGCATGATCAACCTCGACGGCGCGTCGCTGGTCTTCCCCACCTCGTTTGGCTATTTCGACCCGCATATGCTGGCCATGTGCGCCAAGTTCCCCGAGGTTCAGTTCCGCCACTGCGGCGGCCTTTGGGACAAGGCCAAGCACCAGGCCAACGCCGGCTCCTACTTCGGCTATATCGGCATGGGCCAGTACCTCAACGGCATCGTCGCCGCCCATGCGAGCAAGTCGAAGAAGCTCGGCTTCGTCGCCGCCAAGCCCATCCCGCAGGTCCTCCTGAATATCAACTCCTTCGCCCTCGGCGCCCGCTCGGTCGATCCCTCGATCACCACCCAGGTCATCTTCACCGGCGAATGGTCGATGGCGGTCAAGGAAGCCGAGGCGACCAATGCCCTGGCCGACCAGGGGGTCGACGTCGTCACCTGCCATGTCGACGGGCCCAAGGTGGTGGTCGAGACCGCGGCCGGGCGTGGCGCCTATGTTTGCGGCTATCACGCCAGCCAGGCCCCGCTGGCACCGGAGAAGTATCTGACCGGCGCCGAATGGAACTGGGCCGTGGTCTACAAGATGTTCGTCGAGAAGGCGCTCGCCGGCGAACCCCTGCCCAACTTCGTGCGCGGCGGCCTTGCCGACGGTTTCATCAAGACCAGCGCCTATGGCCCCGCCGTCTCGGCCGCGGCGCGTGCCAACGCGGACGCGGTGAAGGCCGAGATCCTCAAAGGCGGCTATGCCGTCATCAAGGGGCCGCTCAAGGACAACAAGGGCAACGAGGTGGTCGCGGCCGGCAAGGCCTATGTCGAGACCGCGGTCGAACTGGAAAGCTTGAACTATCTGGTCGAAGGGGTGATCGGCTCGACGTCCTGA
- a CDS encoding ATP-binding protein: MTDDRLITLLARIADSLDRLAPQAAAGADPTAFEAYVWHADPPRLEGVPQVARIPIELLRGVDRVRDLLLENTRQFAAGLPANNVLLWGARGMGKSSLVKAAHAAVAKAHPGRIALVEIHREDLTTLPELLRRLRGIERRFLLFCDDLSFDNNDTSYKSLKAVLEGGVEGRPANVLFYATSNRRHLLSRDMIENERSTAINPGEAVEEKVSLSDRFGLWLGFHACPQDDYLAMVTGYAGHFDLKIEPERLRAEAIEWAMTRGSRSGRVAWQFIQDLAGRLGQPLKD, encoded by the coding sequence ATGACCGACGACCGACTCATCACCCTGCTCGCCCGCATCGCCGACAGCCTGGACCGCCTGGCGCCCCAGGCCGCCGCCGGCGCCGACCCGACGGCCTTCGAGGCCTATGTCTGGCATGCCGATCCGCCCCGTCTCGAGGGGGTGCCGCAGGTTGCGCGGATCCCCATCGAGCTGTTGCGCGGGGTCGACCGGGTGCGCGACCTGCTGCTTGAAAATACACGGCAATTCGCCGCCGGCCTGCCGGCCAACAATGTCCTGCTGTGGGGCGCCCGCGGCATGGGCAAGAGCTCGCTGGTGAAGGCCGCCCATGCCGCCGTCGCCAAGGCCCACCCGGGCCGCATCGCCCTGGTCGAAATCCACCGCGAGGACCTCACCACCCTGCCGGAGCTGCTGCGCCGCTTGCGCGGGATCGAGCGGCGCTTCCTGCTGTTCTGCGACGACCTCTCCTTCGACAACAACGACACCAGCTACAAGTCGCTGAAAGCCGTGCTTGAAGGCGGGGTCGAGGGCCGGCCGGCCAATGTCCTGTTCTATGCCACCTCGAACCGGCGCCACCTCTTGTCGCGCGACATGATCGAGAACGAGCGTTCGACCGCGATCAACCCGGGCGAAGCGGTCGAGGAAAAGGTCTCCCTGTCCGACCGATTCGGCCTGTGGCTGGGCTTCCACGCCTGCCCGCAGGACGATTATCTGGCCATGGTCACCGGCTATGCCGGCCATTTCGACCTGAAGATCGAGCCCGAGCGCCTGCGCGCCGAGGCCATCGAATGGGCCATGACCCGCGGCAGCCGGTCGGGCCGCGTCGCCTGGCAATTCATCCAGGACCTGGCGGGGCGCCTGGGCCAGCCGCTGAAGGACTGA
- the yajC gene encoding preprotein translocase subunit YajC, whose protein sequence is MLISTAYAQAAGGATGGGADLLIQLAPLVLIFIVFYFLMIRPQQKRMKEHRALLEAVRRGDVVVAGSGIIGKVAKVQDGEIVLEVAEGVRIRMLKSTVTEVRTKGQPVGDDAGK, encoded by the coding sequence ATGTTGATTTCGACGGCCTATGCCCAAGCAGCCGGTGGGGCCACCGGCGGTGGCGCAGACCTCCTTATCCAGCTTGCTCCGCTGGTTCTCATTTTCATCGTCTTCTATTTCCTGATGATCCGGCCCCAGCAGAAGCGGATGAAGGAACATCGTGCCCTGCTCGAGGCGGTGCGGCGCGGTGACGTGGTGGTGGCCGGCAGCGGCATCATCGGCAAGGTCGCCAAGGTGCAGGACGGTGAAATCGTCCTCGAAGTGGCCGAGGGCGTGCGCATCCGCATGCTGAAAAGCACGGTCACCGAGGTGCGCACCAAGGGCCAGCCGGTCGGCGACGACGCCGGCAAGTAA
- the secD gene encoding protein translocase subunit SecD, with protein sequence MIQYPRWKILLYMGIVVLGVIFAAPNLFTKETLAGLPSWVPQKQISLGLDIRGGAHMALEVDTRTVIKDRLEGLVDSVRTALVGGGIRYTGLGVSGDSVTVTVTDPAQFEQARQHLRDLATSVGGGVLGGGVPDIDVTSDGNRLILTLSQAGIQERVTGAINQSLEIVRRRIDETGTAEATVARQGADQIVVQLPGVQDTQRIKELLGKTAKMTFRMVENVDPMQLATGRAPAGTEILMDEPRGTAQPLPIAVRKKVLLSGEMLVDARAMSDPQGGGWVVTFRFNSEGAKRFADATRDNVGQRFAIVLDDEVISAPVINEPILGGSGQISGNFTAQTANDLAILLRAGALPAPLTPIEERTVGPDLGSDAIAAGQLSGLIGTVLVVAFMLLLYSVTGFIAVVALIANIVLTIAILTLMGATLTLPGIAGLVLSIGIAVDANVLINERIREETMLGRSAMAALHQGFDRAYATIIDSHVTALLAVATLFFFGEGPVRGFAIAMGIGIILSLFTAVALVRVGMVYWLKWTKRKVLEIKALFGLRRLIPEHTSIRFMRGRFAGLAVSAFLSTASIIMFFVPGLHYGIDFSGGIIVEVRTQGPADLGTMRSGLDALNLGEVSLQEFGGPSDVLVRLPRQAGGEDAQNKAVEQVRAKLGEIAPGANLRRVEVVGPRVSGQLVESGILAVVLSFAIMLIYIWWRFEWQFGVGAVVTLILDITKTVGFFALTGIEFNLTAVAAILTLIGYSMNDKVVVYDRMRENLRKYKSMPLRELIDLSINSTLTRTIFTSVTTFLAMAPMAIFGGSAVSGFAQVILFGIVVGTSSSIFIAAPILLFLGEGRLRRGTAQGSEATKRGAATPAKS encoded by the coding sequence ATGATCCAGTATCCCCGTTGGAAGATCCTCCTCTACATGGGCATCGTTGTCCTGGGGGTGATTTTCGCCGCGCCGAACCTGTTCACCAAGGAGACCCTGGCCGGCCTGCCGAGCTGGGTGCCGCAGAAGCAGATCAGCCTAGGCCTGGACATCCGCGGCGGCGCGCACATGGCGCTGGAAGTCGACACCCGGACGGTGATCAAGGACCGGCTCGAAGGGCTGGTCGATTCGGTCCGCACGGCGCTGGTCGGCGGCGGCATTCGCTATACCGGGCTGGGCGTTTCAGGCGACAGCGTCACGGTGACGGTCACCGACCCGGCGCAGTTCGAACAGGCCCGTCAGCACCTGCGCGACCTGGCGACCTCGGTCGGTGGCGGCGTCCTGGGCGGCGGCGTGCCCGACATCGACGTGACCAGCGACGGCAATCGCCTGATCCTGACGCTCAGCCAGGCCGGCATCCAGGAACGGGTTACCGGCGCCATCAACCAGAGCCTCGAGATCGTCCGCCGGCGCATCGACGAAACCGGCACCGCGGAGGCGACCGTCGCCCGCCAGGGTGCCGACCAGATCGTGGTCCAGTTGCCCGGCGTGCAGGATACCCAGCGGATCAAGGAATTGCTGGGCAAGACCGCGAAGATGACCTTCCGCATGGTCGAGAACGTGGACCCGATGCAGCTTGCCACCGGCCGGGCGCCCGCCGGGACCGAGATCCTGATGGACGAGCCGCGGGGCACCGCCCAGCCCCTGCCGATCGCGGTGCGCAAGAAGGTGCTGCTCTCCGGCGAGATGCTGGTCGACGCCCGCGCCATGTCCGATCCGCAGGGAGGCGGGTGGGTGGTTACCTTCCGTTTCAACAGCGAAGGCGCCAAGCGCTTCGCCGATGCGACGCGGGACAATGTCGGTCAGCGCTTCGCCATCGTGCTGGACGACGAGGTGATTTCGGCCCCTGTGATCAACGAGCCGATCCTGGGCGGCTCCGGCCAGATCAGCGGCAACTTCACGGCGCAGACCGCCAACGACCTGGCCATCCTGCTACGTGCCGGCGCCCTGCCGGCACCGCTGACCCCGATCGAGGAACGCACCGTCGGCCCTGACCTGGGTTCGGACGCGATCGCGGCGGGCCAGCTCTCGGGCCTCATCGGGACGGTGCTGGTCGTCGCCTTCATGCTGCTGCTCTATTCGGTGACCGGTTTCATCGCGGTGGTGGCGCTGATCGCCAATATCGTGCTGACCATCGCCATCCTGACCCTGATGGGCGCGACCCTGACCCTGCCCGGCATCGCCGGCCTGGTGCTGTCGATCGGCATCGCGGTCGATGCCAACGTCCTGATCAACGAGCGCATCCGCGAGGAAACCATGCTCGGGCGCAGCGCCATGGCCGCCCTGCACCAGGGCTTCGACCGCGCTTACGCCACCATCATCGACAGCCACGTCACCGCGCTGCTCGCCGTCGCCACGCTGTTCTTCTTCGGCGAAGGGCCGGTGCGCGGCTTTGCCATCGCCATGGGCATCGGCATCATCCTGTCGCTGTTCACCGCCGTCGCCCTGGTGCGGGTGGGCATGGTCTACTGGCTGAAGTGGACCAAGCGCAAGGTCCTGGAGATCAAGGCCCTGTTCGGCCTGCGCCGCCTGATCCCGGAACACACCTCGATCCGCTTCATGCGCGGCCGCTTTGCCGGGCTTGCCGTGTCGGCCTTCCTGTCGACCGCCTCGATCATCATGTTCTTCGTGCCGGGCCTGCACTACGGCATCGATTTCTCGGGCGGCATCATCGTCGAGGTGCGCACGCAGGGGCCGGCCGACCTGGGCACCATGCGCAGCGGTCTCGATGCCCTGAACCTGGGCGAAGTCTCGCTGCAGGAATTCGGTGGCCCGTCTGACGTCCTGGTACGCCTGCCGCGCCAGGCGGGTGGCGAAGATGCCCAGAACAAGGCGGTCGAGCAGGTCCGTGCCAAGCTGGGCGAGATCGCGCCGGGTGCCAACCTGCGCCGGGTCGAGGTGGTCGGGCCGCGCGTCTCGGGGCAATTGGTCGAGAGCGGCATCCTGGCCGTCGTGCTCTCCTTCGCGATCATGCTGATCTACATCTGGTGGCGCTTCGAATGGCAATTCGGCGTCGGCGCCGTGGTGACCTTGATCCTGGATATCACCAAGACCGTGGGTTTCTTCGCCCTGACCGGCATCGAGTTCAACCTGACCGCCGTCGCCGCCATCCTGACCCTGATCGGTTACTCGATGAACGACAAGGTCGTGGTCTATGACCGCATGCGCGAGAACCTGCGCAAGTACAAGTCCATGCCGCTGCGCGAGCTGATCGACCTCTCGATCAACTCGACCCTGACCCGGACCATCTTCACCTCGGTCACCACCTTCCTGGCCATGGCCCCCATGGCGATCTTCGGTGGTTCCGCCGTGTCGGGCTTTGCCCAGGTGATCCTGTTCGGCATCGTGGTCGGCACTTCGTCGTCGATCTTCATCGCCGCACCCATCCTGCTGTTCCTAGGCGAGGGCCGCCTGCGCCGCGGCACCGCCCAGGGCAGCGAGGCGACCAAGCGCGGGGCGGCGACCCCGGCCAAGAGCTGA
- a CDS encoding Mth938-like domain-containing protein, with protein MAPLREIEQASRRIERYGAGTFRIEGTVHQGAVLLTQRGVTGWNTVDLARATADDVAAIIAARDDFEFVLIGSGAKMTLMAKAAREALKAAGIRFDVMDTGAACRTFNVLVAEGRRVAAALIPVP; from the coding sequence ATGGCGCCGCTGCGCGAAATCGAACAGGCGTCGCGCCGCATCGAACGCTATGGCGCCGGCACCTTCCGGATCGAGGGCACCGTGCACCAGGGCGCGGTGCTCCTCACCCAGCGCGGGGTCACGGGCTGGAACACGGTCGATCTCGCCCGGGCCACGGCGGATGATGTCGCCGCGATCATCGCCGCCCGCGACGATTTCGAGTTCGTGCTGATCGGCAGCGGTGCGAAGATGACCCTGATGGCCAAGGCCGCGCGCGAGGCGCTGAAGGCGGCCGGCATCCGCTTCGATGTCATGGATACGGGGGCGGCCTGCCGGACGTTCAATGTGCTGGTCGCCGAAGGCCGCCGGGTTGCCGCCGCCCTGATCCCCGTGCCGTGA
- a CDS encoding NADPH:quinone oxidoreductase family protein: protein MSEQTMRAVWCEDFGPIEAMTIQTVPRPAPGAGEVLIKVRAAGIGFVDLLIASGRYQVKPPLPFAPGSEYAGEIVGLGEGVTAVSVGQRVIGWGFTGAFAEYAVAPAAGLTVIPDSLSDADAAGFRVNYGTAYHGLVDRGRAQAGETLLVLGAGGALGSAAVQVGKALGLTVIAAASSADKRDYALSLGADAAVDYTAPNWREALKGLTDKLDLVFDSVGGAYAEPAFRSLAWGGRHLVVGFAAGTIPALPFNLALLKGADLVGVDYARFGIFHQPAKNLANTKVLLDWVESGKLQPLPGKTIPFADFASALGAVAGRSAVGRLVLDLRHEA from the coding sequence TTGAGCGAGCAAACGATGCGCGCCGTTTGGTGCGAGGACTTCGGCCCGATCGAGGCGATGACGATCCAGACCGTCCCGCGGCCGGCACCTGGTGCCGGCGAGGTGCTGATCAAGGTACGGGCGGCCGGCATCGGCTTCGTCGACCTGCTGATCGCCTCGGGCCGCTATCAGGTGAAGCCGCCCCTGCCCTTTGCCCCCGGCTCGGAATACGCGGGCGAGATCGTCGGCCTGGGCGAGGGTGTCACCGCTGTCTCGGTCGGCCAGCGAGTGATCGGCTGGGGCTTCACCGGCGCTTTCGCGGAGTACGCCGTGGCACCGGCGGCCGGTTTGACCGTCATCCCCGACAGCCTGTCGGACGCCGATGCCGCCGGCTTCCGGGTGAACTACGGCACCGCCTATCACGGCCTGGTCGACCGCGGCCGGGCGCAGGCGGGCGAGACCTTGCTGGTGCTGGGCGCCGGTGGGGCGCTGGGCTCCGCCGCCGTGCAGGTCGGCAAGGCGCTGGGCCTCACGGTCATCGCCGCCGCCTCCTCGGCCGACAAGCGCGACTATGCCCTGTCGCTGGGCGCCGATGCCGCCGTCGACTACACCGCCCCCAACTGGCGTGAGGCCTTGAAGGGCCTGACCGACAAGCTGGATCTGGTGTTCGATTCCGTCGGCGGCGCTTACGCCGAGCCGGCCTTCCGCAGCCTGGCCTGGGGCGGCCGCCACCTGGTGGTGGGCTTTGCCGCCGGCACCATCCCGGCCCTGCCCTTCAACCTGGCCCTGCTGAAGGGGGCCGACCTGGTGGGGGTCGACTATGCCCGCTTCGGCATCTTCCATCAGCCGGCCAAGAACCTGGCCAATACCAAGGTCCTGCTGGACTGGGTCGAGTCGGGCAAGTTGCAGCCGCTCCCAGGCAAGACCATCCCCTTCGCCGATTTCGCCTCGGCACTGGGCGCCGTCGCCGGCCGCTCGGCGGTGGGCCGGCTGGTGCTGGATCTGAGGCACGAGGCGTAA
- a CDS encoding NAD(P)H-dependent flavin oxidoreductase, which translates to MSLPPLLAKGLRLPVIASPMFIVSGPDLVIAQCKAGIVGSFPALNARPAALLDEWLHRITEELAAWTRDNPDRPAAPFAVNQIVHKSNDRLEHDLEACVKWKVPLVITSLGAREDVNQVVQSYGGITLHDIIDNRYARKAVEKGADGLIAVAAGAGGHAGRLSPFALVQEIREWFDGPLILSGAIAHGAAVLATRAMGADLAYIGSAFIATQEANADAAYKQSIVDCSAADIVYSSLFTGVHGNYLRPSIVNAGLDPDNLPDGNAAGMSFGSGGSSASKAWRDIWGSGQGIGAVKAVTSVAAFVDRLEAEYRTASKALSSSSAAA; encoded by the coding sequence ATGAGTCTTCCGCCGCTGCTCGCAAAGGGCCTGCGCCTGCCGGTCATCGCCTCGCCGATGTTCATCGTCTCGGGCCCCGACCTGGTCATCGCCCAGTGCAAGGCCGGCATCGTCGGCTCGTTCCCAGCGCTCAATGCGCGGCCGGCCGCCCTGCTCGACGAATGGCTGCACCGCATCACCGAGGAACTGGCGGCCTGGACCCGCGACAACCCCGACCGACCGGCAGCCCCCTTCGCCGTCAACCAGATCGTGCACAAGAGCAACGACCGCCTGGAGCACGACCTGGAAGCCTGCGTGAAATGGAAGGTGCCCCTGGTCATCACCTCGCTGGGCGCGCGTGAGGACGTGAACCAGGTGGTGCAGTCCTATGGCGGCATCACCCTGCACGACATCATCGACAACCGCTATGCCCGCAAGGCGGTGGAAAAGGGCGCCGACGGCCTGATCGCGGTCGCGGCCGGGGCCGGCGGCCATGCCGGTCGCCTGTCGCCCTTCGCCCTGGTGCAGGAAATCCGCGAATGGTTCGACGGGCCGCTGATCCTGTCGGGCGCGATCGCCCATGGCGCCGCCGTGCTGGCGACCCGGGCCATGGGGGCCGACCTCGCCTATATCGGCTCGGCCTTCATCGCGACGCAGGAAGCCAATGCAGATGCGGCCTACAAGCAGTCGATCGTCGACTGCAGCGCGGCCGACATCGTCTATTCGAGCCTGTTCACCGGCGTACACGGCAATTACCTGCGCCCCTCGATCGTGAACGCCGGCCTCGACCCCGACAACCTGCCCGACGGCAATGCCGCGGGCATGAGCTTTGGTTCCGGCGGCTCGTCCGCCTCCAAGGCCTGGCGCGACATCTGGGGCAGCGGCCAGGGCATCGGCGCGGTCAAGGCGGTGACCTCGGTCGCGGCCTTTGTCGACCGGCTCGAAGCGGAATACCGGACGGCGTCGAAAGCGCTTTCCTCCTCATCGGCGGCCGCCTGA
- a CDS encoding alpha/beta fold hydrolase, producing MFPTKSFTHRGVDLAYMVAGQGPPVMLLHGWPFHKASFRKLIPLLADRFTCYALDAAGMGESGWLPDTDFGFRAHAGRVRALADHLGFERYSVVGHDTGGTVARFLAAEDGARVDRVVVLDSECPGHRPWMIPPLQKLMRSRPGRRVMKRVMAMPGFARLALGGCFVDKTLLDAEFRRLFVGFWLADDRRFGGLAGYLCGIDFALVDELADLHRRIEAPVLFVWGARDTIFPRRMAERVAREAPCCHAFIAVEQAGFLAHEERPAEVARHIADFLEAATQPLPQARPARHQGR from the coding sequence ATGTTCCCAACCAAGAGCTTTACCCATCGGGGTGTGGACCTCGCCTATATGGTGGCCGGGCAGGGACCCCCAGTAATGCTGCTGCACGGCTGGCCCTTTCACAAGGCCAGCTTCCGCAAGTTGATCCCGCTGCTGGCCGATCGCTTCACCTGCTATGCGCTGGATGCTGCCGGCATGGGAGAATCCGGCTGGCTGCCCGATACGGATTTCGGTTTCCGCGCCCACGCCGGCCGGGTCAGGGCCTTGGCCGACCACCTGGGGTTCGAGCGCTACAGCGTTGTCGGCCACGACACCGGCGGGACGGTGGCGCGGTTCCTGGCCGCCGAGGATGGCGCCCGTGTCGACCGTGTCGTGGTGCTGGACAGCGAATGCCCGGGCCATCGGCCTTGGATGATCCCGCCGCTGCAGAAGCTCATGCGCAGCAGGCCCGGCCGGCGGGTCATGAAGCGGGTGATGGCGATGCCAGGCTTTGCGCGGCTTGCCCTGGGCGGCTGCTTTGTCGACAAGACCTTGCTGGATGCCGAGTTCCGCCGGCTGTTCGTCGGCTTCTGGCTGGCCGACGATCGGCGCTTCGGCGGTCTTGCCGGCTATCTGTGTGGTATCGACTTCGCCCTGGTCGACGAACTGGCCGACCTTCACCGGCGCATCGAGGCACCGGTCCTGTTCGTCTGGGGTGCCCGGGACACGATCTTCCCCCGCAGGATGGCCGAGCGGGTCGCCCGGGAGGCCCCGTGCTGTCATGCCTTCATCGCAGTCGAACAGGCGGGTTTTCTGGCCCATGAAGAGCGCCCGGCGGAAGTGGCGAGACACATCGCCGACTTCCTCGAGGCCGCTACTCAGCCGCTGCCGCAGGCTCGCCCAGCCAGGCACCAAGGTCGCTGA
- the trmFO gene encoding methylenetetrahydrofolate--tRNA-(uracil(54)-C(5))-methyltransferase (FADH(2)-oxidizing) TrmFO: MTNAPLSPVHVIGGGLAGSEAAWQISRQGVPVVLHEMRPVRGTDAHSTDGLAELVCSNSFRSDDAVSNAVGLLHEEMRRAGSLIMRAADAHKVPAGGALAVDRDGFSQAVEAALKAQPLVEIRREEVAGLPPADWANVVVATGPLTSPALAEAIRAFTGEDSLSFFDAIAPIVHRDSIDMARAWYQSRYDKGDGADYINCAMDRDQYYAFIDALLTGEKTDFKQWEKDTPYFEGCLPIEVMAERGPDTLSFGPMKPVGLTDPHTGRRPFAVVQLRQDNALGTLYNLVGFQTKLKHAEQTRVFRTIPGLENAVFARLGGLHRNTFINSPRLLDGTLRLKARPALRFAGQVTGVEGYVESSAMGLIAGRFAAADALGLPLSPPPATTALGALLNHVTGGADAKTFQPMNVNFGLFPPLVGKVRKGDRKSGMSARALSDLGAWLGEPAAAAE, from the coding sequence ATGACCAATGCCCCTCTCTCTCCCGTTCACGTCATCGGCGGCGGCCTTGCCGGCTCGGAAGCCGCCTGGCAGATCAGCCGCCAGGGCGTGCCCGTCGTCCTGCACGAGATGCGCCCGGTGCGCGGCACCGATGCCCATTCGACCGACGGCCTGGCCGAGCTCGTCTGCTCCAACTCCTTCCGCTCGGACGATGCGGTCTCCAATGCCGTCGGCCTGCTGCACGAGGAAATGCGCCGCGCCGGCAGCCTGATCATGCGCGCCGCCGATGCCCACAAGGTGCCGGCGGGCGGCGCCCTGGCGGTCGACCGCGACGGTTTCTCCCAGGCCGTCGAGGCGGCGTTGAAAGCGCAGCCGCTGGTCGAGATCCGGCGCGAGGAAGTCGCCGGCCTGCCGCCCGCAGACTGGGCCAATGTGGTGGTCGCCACCGGCCCCCTGACCTCGCCCGCCCTGGCCGAGGCGATCCGGGCCTTCACCGGCGAGGACAGCTTGTCCTTCTTCGACGCGATCGCCCCGATCGTGCACAGGGACAGCATCGACATGGCGCGCGCCTGGTATCAGTCGCGTTACGACAAGGGCGATGGCGCCGACTACATCAACTGCGCCATGGACCGCGACCAGTACTATGCCTTCATTGATGCCCTGCTGACCGGCGAGAAGACCGATTTCAAGCAGTGGGAAAAGGACACGCCCTATTTCGAGGGTTGCCTGCCGATCGAGGTGATGGCCGAACGCGGGCCCGACACCCTGTCCTTCGGCCCGATGAAGCCGGTCGGCCTGACCGACCCGCACACCGGCCGGCGTCCCTTCGCCGTGGTGCAACTGCGCCAGGACAATGCCCTGGGCACGCTCTACAATCTGGTCGGCTTCCAGACCAAGCTGAAACACGCCGAACAGACCCGCGTCTTCCGCACCATTCCGGGGCTGGAGAATGCCGTCTTCGCCCGCCTGGGCGGCCTGCACCGCAACACCTTCATCAACAGCCCGCGCCTGCTGGACGGGACCCTGCGCTTGAAGGCCCGGCCCGCCTTGCGCTTTGCCGGCCAGGTCACCGGCGTCGAGGGTTACGTCGAAAGCTCGGCCATGGGCCTGATCGCCGGGCGCTTTGCCGCCGCGGATGCCCTGGGCCTGCCGCTGTCGCCGCCGCCCGCCACCACCGCCCTGGGCGCCCTGCTGAACCACGTCACCGGCGGCGCGGATGCCAAGACCTTCCAGCCGATGAACGTCAACTTCGGCCTGTTTCCGCCGCTCGTGGGCAAGGTCCGCAAGGGCGATCGCAAGTCGGGCATGTCGGCCCGCGCCCTCAGCGACCTTGGTGCCTGGCTGGGCGAGCCTGCGGCAGCGGCTGAGTAG